The Methylomagnum ishizawai genome has a window encoding:
- a CDS encoding chemotaxis protein CheB — protein MPTRDIVVVGASAGGVEALSRLVGALPADFPASLFVVLHVSTNAISFLPEILARKGPLPACHPDADGEILPGRIYVAPPNRHMVLTDTQVSLVAGPRENGFRPGIDPLFRSAARHFGPRVVGVVLSGTLADGSNGLQVIKARGGTTIVQDPEEAVFAAMPLNAMGSLSVDHVLPVREIAHLLVRLATQPLEGGGDFMAQDARDGGQAVHDRIGRFEAGSGSAEATGLTCPECGGAIWELPGIGAPHYRCHIGHAFSAEGLLAMHSETLETALWGAVRALEEQASLLRRMALRFQQAGSHYSGDKFAEQSQAAAGNADVIRRVLLEGGTGGGATG, from the coding sequence ATGCCTACTCGTGATATCGTGGTGGTTGGCGCTTCCGCCGGAGGCGTGGAAGCCTTGAGTCGGCTGGTGGGCGCTTTGCCCGCCGACTTCCCGGCCAGCCTGTTCGTGGTGCTGCATGTTTCCACCAACGCCATCAGCTTCCTGCCCGAGATACTGGCCCGCAAAGGGCCGCTGCCCGCCTGCCATCCCGACGCCGATGGCGAAATCCTGCCCGGACGCATCTATGTCGCCCCGCCCAACCGCCATATGGTGCTGACCGATACCCAGGTCTCGTTGGTGGCGGGCCCCAGGGAAAACGGCTTCCGCCCCGGCATCGACCCGCTGTTCCGCTCGGCGGCCCGCCATTTCGGGCCGCGGGTGGTCGGCGTCGTGCTGTCCGGCACCTTGGCGGATGGCAGCAACGGCCTACAAGTCATCAAGGCCCGCGGGGGGACGACCATCGTGCAAGACCCGGAGGAGGCCGTGTTCGCCGCTATGCCCTTGAACGCCATGGGCAGCCTGTCGGTCGATCATGTCCTGCCGGTCCGGGAAATCGCCCATCTGCTGGTCAGGTTGGCGACGCAGCCCTTGGAGGGAGGAGGGGATTTTATGGCCCAGGACGCGCGGGACGGGGGACAGGCCGTCCACGATAGGATCGGCCGGTTCGAGGCGGGGTCCGGTTCGGCGGAAGCCACCGGCCTGACCTGCCCCGAGTGCGGTGGGGCCATCTGGGAATTGCCCGGCATCGGCGCGCCCCATTACCGCTGCCATATCGGCCATGCGTTTTCGGCGGAAGGGCTGCTGGCGATGCATTCGGAGACCCTGGAAACCGCGCTCTGGGGCGCGGTCCGCGCCTTGGAGGAACAGGCGTCCCTGCTCCGGCGGATGGCCCTGCGTTTCCAGCAGGCCGGCAGCCATTATTCCGGCGACAAATTCGCCGAGCAGTCGCAGGCGGCGGCGGGGAACGCCGATGTGATCCGGCGGGTGTTGCTCGAAGGCGGGACGGGCGGCGGCGCAACCGGATAG
- a CDS encoding CheR family methyltransferase codes for MTHPPSPPDGETPPAHPAVPPTEAAPPIPPSLIIGVGASAGGFEAFKELLEALPVPNGLAFLFIQHQDPNHQSMLPTLLGRCTRMRVTEATDGVVLEGDHVYVTPANANVIIMNGTLTLRPIGQIVARHKVIDFCLRSLANDQGSRAVGVLLSGTASDGVLGLKAIKAEGGITLVQEERTAKFDSMPRSAIMAGVADLVLPPAEIARELLNLKNHYPRLTTPPTVFQEEPLPLMGEKDDLRRILALVWTVSHVDFSAYKQSTLRRRIFRRMVLHKLDKLAHYVRFLEENPSEAKALYQDLVINVTSFFRDPDVFEALKGEILPSILAGKSPNTPLRIWIPGCSTGEEVYSLAITVLEALGDNKQATVHIQLFGTDISEMAVDKARAGIYPDNIEADVSPERLRRFFTKSDSGYQVSKPVRDLCIFARQNVFKDPPFSNLDLISCRNVLIYFGQELQKKVLPMFHYALNPNGFLLLGNSESIGTFADLFALAHKRHKLYSKKSISPRLILDLARGDYSMERQSLLAPLAEGLPKSFDPQKEADRLLLDRYSPPGVLVNSDLNILQFRGRTGCFLEPAPGGASFNLLRMAREGLMIPLHTAIHEATESGRAARKEDVVFKGNGNGDSYRANLEIIPIVSPHISSEKFFLALFQDLRPASEPILRREATEPAPSRPPESPDREHELERLRQELAATKEYLQSVIESQEAFNEELRSANEEILSSNEELQSTNEELETAKEELQSANEELTTLNEELQTRNEELAKLNDDLTNLLNSTNIAIVMLDNDLRVRRFTPCAEKMFSLIPTDIGRPFSDINPRISVPDLVPFIHDVLDTLGTKEVEVKDGQGRWYNLRVRPYKTQDNKIDGAVLAVVDINALVQSETNLDDTGKALNLTEIIINALREPFLVLGDDGRVKTANPSFYETFRTTPDGVQGRSLYTLNNGLWDKPALRLSLQDLAHQGNAFEGCVVEPYDAAPDGQRMVLNGRRLDSHTGAETLILLGIGFAPR; via the coding sequence ATGACCCATCCACCATCCCCCCCCGACGGCGAAACGCCGCCCGCCCACCCCGCAGTCCCCCCAACGGAGGCGGCCCCCCCCATTCCCCCCAGTCTCATCATCGGCGTCGGCGCCTCGGCGGGCGGCTTCGAGGCCTTCAAGGAATTGCTGGAAGCCCTGCCGGTGCCCAACGGCCTGGCCTTCCTGTTCATCCAACACCAAGACCCCAACCACCAGAGCATGTTGCCGACGCTGCTGGGGCGCTGCACCCGGATGCGGGTGACCGAAGCCACCGACGGAGTGGTCCTGGAGGGCGACCACGTCTACGTCACGCCGGCCAACGCCAATGTGATCATCATGAACGGTACCCTGACCCTGCGCCCCATCGGGCAAATCGTCGCCCGCCACAAGGTCATCGACTTCTGCCTGCGCTCGCTGGCGAACGACCAGGGCAGCCGGGCGGTGGGCGTTTTATTGTCCGGCACCGCCTCGGATGGCGTTTTGGGACTCAAGGCCATCAAGGCCGAGGGCGGCATCACCCTGGTCCAGGAAGAACGCACCGCCAAATTCGATTCCATGCCCCGCAGCGCCATCATGGCCGGGGTGGCCGATTTGGTGCTGCCGCCGGCGGAGATCGCCCGGGAACTGCTCAACCTCAAAAACCATTATCCGCGCCTGACCACCCCACCGACCGTGTTCCAGGAGGAACCGCTGCCGCTCATGGGGGAAAAGGACGACCTCCGGCGCATCCTGGCCCTGGTCTGGACGGTCAGCCATGTGGATTTCTCGGCCTACAAGCAAAGCACGCTCAGGCGGCGCATCTTCCGGCGGATGGTCCTGCACAAGCTGGACAAGCTGGCCCACTACGTGCGTTTCCTGGAGGAAAACCCCAGCGAGGCCAAGGCGCTCTATCAGGATTTGGTAATCAACGTGACCAGCTTCTTCCGCGACCCGGATGTGTTCGAGGCATTGAAAGGGGAAATCCTCCCCAGCATCCTGGCCGGCAAATCGCCCAATACCCCGCTGCGGATTTGGATACCCGGCTGCTCCACCGGGGAGGAGGTCTATTCGCTGGCCATCACGGTGTTGGAAGCCCTGGGCGACAACAAACAGGCCACCGTGCATATACAACTGTTCGGCACCGATATCAGCGAGATGGCGGTGGACAAGGCCCGGGCCGGCATCTATCCCGACAATATCGAGGCCGACGTGTCCCCGGAACGGCTGCGGCGGTTCTTCACCAAGAGCGACTCGGGCTATCAGGTTTCCAAGCCGGTCCGCGACCTCTGCATCTTCGCCCGTCAGAACGTGTTCAAGGACCCGCCGTTCTCCAACCTGGACCTCATCAGCTGCCGCAACGTCCTGATCTATTTCGGCCAGGAACTGCAAAAGAAAGTCCTGCCGATGTTCCATTACGCCCTCAACCCCAACGGCTTCCTGTTGCTGGGCAATTCCGAGAGCATCGGCACCTTCGCCGACCTGTTCGCCCTGGCCCACAAGCGCCACAAGCTCTACAGCAAGAAGAGCATATCGCCCCGGCTGATCCTGGATCTGGCGCGGGGGGATTACAGCATGGAGCGGCAAAGCCTGCTGGCCCCCCTGGCCGAGGGCCTGCCCAAGAGCTTCGACCCCCAGAAGGAGGCGGACCGCTTGCTGCTGGACCGCTACAGCCCGCCGGGCGTCCTGGTCAACAGCGATCTGAACATCCTGCAATTCCGCGGCCGGACCGGCTGCTTCCTGGAACCGGCGCCGGGCGGGGCCAGCTTCAACCTGTTGCGGATGGCCCGCGAGGGCCTGATGATCCCCCTGCACACCGCCATCCACGAGGCCACCGAGTCGGGCCGGGCGGCGCGCAAGGAGGATGTGGTGTTCAAGGGCAACGGCAACGGCGACAGCTACCGGGCCAACCTGGAAATCATCCCCATCGTCAGCCCGCATATTTCCTCGGAAAAATTCTTCCTGGCGCTGTTCCAGGATTTGCGCCCGGCCAGCGAGCCGATCCTCCGCAGGGAGGCCACCGAACCCGCCCCGTCCCGCCCGCCCGAATCCCCCGACCGGGAACACGAACTCGAACGGCTGCGCCAGGAACTGGCCGCCACCAAGGAATACCTGCAATCGGTGATCGAATCCCAGGAAGCCTTCAACGAGGAACTGCGCTCGGCCAACGAGGAAATCCTGTCCAGCAACGAGGAATTGCAAAGCACCAACGAGGAACTGGAAACCGCCAAGGAAGAATTGCAATCGGCCAACGAGGAACTCACCACCCTCAACGAGGAATTGCAAACCCGCAACGAGGAACTCGCCAAGCTCAACGACGACCTCACCAACCTGCTCAACAGCACCAACATCGCCATCGTGATGCTGGACAACGACCTCCGGGTACGGCGCTTCACCCCCTGCGCGGAAAAGATGTTCAGCCTGATCCCCACCGACATCGGCCGGCCCTTCAGCGATATCAACCCGAGGATCAGCGTGCCCGACCTGGTGCCGTTCATCCACGACGTGCTGGACACCCTGGGCACCAAGGAAGTGGAGGTGAAGGACGGCCAGGGCCGCTGGTACAACCTCCGGGTGCGGCCCTACAAGACCCAGGACAACAAGATCGACGGCGCGGTGCTGGCCGTGGTGGACATCAACGCCTTGGTGCAGAGCGAGACCAACCTGGACGACACCGGCAAGGCGCTGAACCTGACCGAGATCATCATCAACGCCCTCCGGGAACCCTTCCTGGTGCTGGGCGACGATGGCCGGGTGAAGACGGCCAACCCCTCCTTCTACGAAACCTTCCGGACCACCCCCGACGGCGTCCAAGGGCGGAGCCTCTATACCCTCAACAACGGGCTATGGGACAAACCCGCCCTGCGCCTGTCCTTGCAGGATTTGGCCCACCAAGGCAACGCCTTCGAGGGCTGCGTGGTCGAACCCTATGACGCGGCCCCCGATGGACAGCGGATGGTCCTCAACGGTCGCCGCCTGGATTCGCACACGGGCGCCGAAACCTTGATCCTGCTGGGCATCGGGTTCGCCCCCCGATAA
- the ypfJ gene encoding KPN_02809 family neutral zinc metallopeptidase, protein MRLDDENESDNVEDRRGGDGGGGGFGGGGLGIGAVVLALGASYFLGVDPSMMLGLVRQAERQVEQHQAQHVQAHKPPPGDDMARFVSKVLHSTETTWRGIFQEMDRQYLDPKLVLFTGATPTACGTGQAAMGPFYCPGDRKVYIDLAFYRDLKQRFHAPGEFAEAYVIAHEVGHHVQNLLGISGKVHAAQQHARDKAQANALSVRLELQADCFAGVWGRHADNLKHIIEPGDIEQALTAATAIGDDRLQQQAKGYAVPETFTHGTSAQRVRWFKRGIETGDIRQCDTFKARDL, encoded by the coding sequence ATGCGCCTGGACGACGAGAACGAAAGCGACAACGTGGAAGACCGGCGGGGCGGGGACGGCGGAGGCGGCGGCTTCGGCGGCGGGGGTTTGGGGATCGGGGCCGTCGTGCTGGCCCTGGGCGCGAGCTATTTCCTGGGGGTCGATCCCTCGATGATGCTGGGCCTGGTACGGCAGGCCGAACGCCAGGTCGAGCAACACCAAGCCCAGCACGTCCAGGCCCACAAGCCGCCGCCCGGCGACGACATGGCCCGCTTCGTCTCCAAGGTGCTGCACAGCACCGAAACCACCTGGCGCGGCATCTTCCAGGAGATGGATCGCCAATACCTGGACCCCAAGCTGGTGCTGTTCACCGGGGCGACCCCCACCGCCTGCGGCACCGGACAGGCGGCGATGGGGCCGTTCTATTGCCCCGGCGACCGCAAGGTCTATATCGACCTCGCCTTCTACCGCGACCTGAAACAACGCTTCCATGCGCCGGGCGAATTCGCCGAGGCCTATGTCATCGCCCACGAGGTCGGCCACCACGTGCAGAACCTCCTGGGGATTTCCGGCAAGGTCCACGCCGCCCAGCAGCACGCCCGCGACAAGGCCCAGGCCAACGCGCTATCGGTGCGGCTGGAATTGCAGGCCGACTGCTTCGCCGGGGTCTGGGGCCGACACGCCGACAACCTGAAACACATCATCGAACCCGGCGACATCGAACAAGCCCTCACCGCCGCCACCGCCATCGGCGACGACCGCCTGCAACAGCAGGCCAAGGGCTACGCCGTGCCGGAAACCTTCACCCATGGCACCTCGGCCCAACGGGTGCGCTGGTTCAAACGCGGCATCGAAACCGGCGATATCCGCCAATGCGACACTTTCAAGGCGCGGGATTTGTAG
- the asd gene encoding archaetidylserine decarboxylase (Phosphatidylserine decarboxylase is synthesized as a single chain precursor. Generation of the pyruvoyl active site from a Ser is coupled to cleavage of a Gly-Ser bond between the larger (beta) and smaller (alpha chains). It is an integral membrane protein.) has translation MPLRETLFSLLQYPLPHHALSRLMHHLTRCENRAWKDAFIRRIIQLYRVDMAEALQPDPAAYPSFNAFFTRALKPDARPLCPDPDAVLCPADGAISQIGDIEAGSIFQAKGKSYTATELLGGDPARAAAFQNGKFATVYLSPRDYHRLHMPLAGTLREMVHVPGRLFSVNNATARQVPNLFARNERVAAIFETEAGPMALVLVGAIFVASIETVWQGVVTPPAGTTVRTWDYRDTPVRLERGQEMGRFNMGSTIIVLFGENAVDWEALAHGDKVKMGGILGRRPPVAVASP, from the coding sequence ATGCCGCTCCGCGAAACCCTGTTCTCCCTGCTCCAATATCCCCTGCCCCACCACGCCCTGTCCCGCTTGATGCACCATCTCACCCGCTGCGAGAACCGGGCGTGGAAAGACGCCTTCATCCGGCGGATCATCCAGCTCTATCGCGTGGACATGGCCGAAGCCCTACAGCCCGACCCCGCCGCCTATCCCAGCTTCAACGCCTTCTTCACCCGCGCCCTGAAACCGGACGCCCGCCCCTTGTGTCCCGACCCGGACGCCGTGCTCTGTCCCGCCGACGGGGCCATCAGCCAGATCGGCGACATCGAGGCGGGCTCGATCTTCCAGGCCAAGGGCAAAAGCTACACCGCCACCGAACTCCTGGGCGGCGACCCGGCGCGGGCGGCGGCGTTCCAAAACGGCAAGTTCGCCACGGTCTATCTCTCGCCCCGCGATTACCACCGCCTGCACATGCCGCTGGCCGGCACCCTGCGCGAGATGGTCCATGTGCCGGGGCGGCTGTTCAGCGTCAACAACGCCACCGCCCGCCAAGTCCCGAACCTGTTCGCCCGCAACGAACGGGTGGCGGCGATCTTCGAGACCGAAGCGGGGCCGATGGCGCTGGTGTTGGTGGGGGCGATCTTCGTGGCCAGCATCGAGACGGTGTGGCAGGGCGTGGTCACGCCGCCCGCCGGGACCACGGTGCGGACCTGGGATTACCGGGACACCCCGGTCAGGCTGGAACGCGGGCAGGAAATGGGCCGGTTCAACATGGGTTCGACCATCATCGTGCTGTTCGGGGAAAACGCCGTGGACTGGGAAGCCCTGGCGCATGGGGACAAGGTGAAGATGGGCGGGATATTGGGACGCCGCCCGCCGGTCGCCGTGGCCTCCCCATAG
- a CDS encoding hybrid sensor histidine kinase/response regulator, with protein sequence MHSLRKWVEEALAERIETLAPESTTPESLETTREQLRVLLHELQVYEAELEIQNHELRQTQMELEKSRDRYADLFDFSPVGYINLDRHGVIQDINLTAAQLLGRPRQRLAGFPLIHFMAADNRPLFLDHLRRCAREKTGAITTELRLASGDGDSRMVELHSVAEPEERGGQYRTAITCIARRKAAEDALRQARDSLEQRVTERTAALSAANDALRTGLSEREHLAQELRLRNQALADADRHKDEFMAMLAHELRNPLAAIANAGEILKRHTESHPKDDVCGRTARIIEQQCAHFKVLLDDLLDVARVTHGKIVLDKRVAALGDILEQAAATHRGLIEERGQRLSIDFPATPLHVEVDFTRCVQSVGNLLHNAAKFTPRGGSIELAAWREGDVAAVRVRDDGTGIAAELLPHIFEPFTQEDRSLARSTGGLGIGLALVRRLVEMHGGRVEAASAGPGRGSQFTLWLPVVAAPGTEMPPPRIDIPKPQAGCRVFIVDDNADYADSLGVLLGMQGYETEVFYQGETALRRAAEHPPDAVLLDIGMPGISGYEVARRLRDECGLTGTRLIAISGYSAENDRQLAQGSGFDHYLVKPVEIDVLLGLLPG encoded by the coding sequence ATGCATTCGCTTAGAAAATGGGTCGAGGAGGCCTTGGCGGAGCGGATCGAAACCCTCGCCCCCGAATCCACCACCCCAGAATCCCTCGAAACCACCCGCGAACAATTACGGGTCTTGCTCCACGAACTCCAGGTCTACGAGGCCGAGCTGGAAATCCAAAACCACGAACTCCGGCAAACCCAGATGGAACTGGAAAAATCCCGCGACCGCTACGCCGATTTGTTCGACTTCTCGCCGGTGGGCTATATCAATCTCGACCGGCACGGCGTGATCCAAGACATCAACCTCACCGCGGCCCAATTGCTGGGGCGGCCGCGCCAGCGCCTCGCCGGTTTCCCCCTGATCCATTTCATGGCGGCCGACAACAGGCCGCTGTTCCTGGACCACCTGCGCCGCTGCGCGCGGGAGAAGACCGGCGCCATCACCACCGAACTGCGCCTCGCCAGCGGGGACGGCGATTCCCGCATGGTGGAACTGCATAGCGTGGCCGAACCGGAGGAACGCGGCGGCCAATACCGCACCGCCATCACCTGCATCGCCCGGCGCAAGGCAGCCGAGGACGCCCTGCGCCAAGCGCGGGATAGCCTGGAACAGCGGGTCACGGAACGCACCGCCGCGCTCTCCGCCGCCAATGACGCCCTCAGGACCGGCCTGTCCGAGCGGGAACACCTGGCCCAGGAACTGCGCCTCCGCAACCAAGCCCTGGCCGACGCCGACCGCCACAAGGACGAATTCATGGCGATGCTGGCCCACGAATTACGGAACCCCCTGGCGGCCATCGCCAACGCCGGGGAAATCCTGAAGCGGCATACCGAAAGCCACCCCAAAGACGATGTCTGCGGGCGCACCGCCCGGATCATCGAGCAGCAGTGCGCCCATTTCAAGGTGCTGCTGGACGACCTCCTGGACGTGGCGCGGGTGACGCACGGCAAGATCGTGCTGGATAAGCGGGTCGCCGCGCTCGGCGATATCCTGGAACAAGCGGCGGCCACCCATCGCGGCTTGATCGAGGAACGCGGCCAGCGCCTATCCATCGACTTCCCGGCAACGCCGCTCCATGTCGAGGTCGATTTCACCCGCTGCGTGCAGTCCGTCGGCAACCTGCTGCATAACGCCGCCAAATTCACCCCGCGCGGCGGCTCCATCGAACTCGCGGCGTGGCGGGAGGGGGACGTAGCCGCGGTCCGGGTCCGCGACGATGGCACCGGGATCGCCGCCGAACTCCTGCCCCATATCTTCGAACCCTTCACCCAGGAGGACCGCAGCCTGGCCCGCTCCACCGGGGGCCTGGGCATCGGTTTGGCCCTGGTGCGGCGCTTGGTGGAAATGCACGGAGGACGGGTGGAAGCGGCCAGCGCGGGGCCGGGGCGGGGTAGCCAATTCACGCTCTGGCTGCCGGTGGTCGCGGCCCCCGGCACCGAAATGCCGCCGCCCCGGATCGATATCCCGAAGCCCCAAGCAGGCTGCCGGGTCTTCATCGTGGACGATAACGCCGATTACGCCGATTCGCTCGGGGTCTTGCTCGGCATGCAGGGCTATGAAACGGAGGTCTTCTATCAGGGCGAAACGGCCTTGCGCCGCGCCGCCGAACATCCGCCGGACGCGGTGCTGCTGGATATCGGCATGCCGGGGATCAGCGGCTACGAAGTGGCGCGGAGGCTGCGCGACGAATGCGGGCTGACCGGCACCCGTTTGATCGCCATCAGCGGCTACAGCGCGGAAAACGACCGCCAATTGGCTCAAGGCTCGGGCTTCGACCATTATTTGGTCAAGCCGGTGGAGATCGACGTCCTCTTGGGCCTGTTGCCTGGATAG
- a CDS encoding TolC family protein: MIKAFHLMALALISLTLQACGIPELTKKQAEVHLPDSFKPGFSEKANSGTVKWKDFFEDRNLSKLIDIAVANNKEVNMMLQRISTAENEIQARQGAYLPFVGIGAGADGEKVGKYTRNGAVEDGLKLANGQSFPTFLGNYQFGLFSSWEIDIWKKLRNAKEVAVLDYMATQEGKNFLVTNLVGEVAHAYYELVALDNQLENLNQNIAIQQNGLEVVKQLQIYARTNTLAVKRYQAEVAKNQSRRFEIMQQITVVENRLNYLLGRTPQPIERTSIGFMEMKPKVPDAGIPSQLLQNRPDIRKAELELKAADLNIDVARADFYPSFGIKAGIGFDAFALKYLVNTPESLAAMVAGELVAPLVNKNAIIAEYKNANAKQIQTAYEYEQTLLNAYAEVANQLSNINNLDKNYQLKRAQVDSLVQSIDVANQLFKSARADYLDVLLTQRDALEAKRELIETKQKQVDAAVDLYKALGGGWQ, encoded by the coding sequence ATGATTAAAGCATTCCATCTGATGGCACTGGCCTTGATAAGCTTGACGCTACAAGCCTGTGGTATCCCAGAATTGACCAAGAAACAAGCCGAAGTCCATTTGCCCGATAGTTTCAAGCCCGGCTTTTCGGAAAAGGCCAATTCGGGCACCGTGAAATGGAAGGACTTTTTCGAGGACCGGAACCTATCCAAGCTGATCGATATCGCGGTCGCGAATAACAAGGAAGTCAATATGATGCTGCAACGCATCAGCACCGCCGAAAACGAGATCCAAGCGCGGCAAGGTGCCTATTTGCCCTTCGTGGGTATCGGTGCCGGGGCGGACGGCGAGAAGGTCGGCAAATATACGCGCAACGGTGCGGTCGAGGACGGCTTGAAACTGGCGAATGGCCAATCCTTCCCCACGTTCTTGGGCAATTATCAATTCGGCTTGTTTTCAAGCTGGGAGATCGATATTTGGAAAAAGCTGAGGAATGCCAAAGAAGTGGCCGTATTGGATTATATGGCGACCCAGGAGGGGAAAAACTTTTTGGTGACCAATCTGGTCGGCGAAGTGGCCCATGCCTATTATGAGTTGGTCGCCTTGGACAACCAGCTTGAAAACCTGAATCAGAATATCGCGATCCAGCAAAACGGCTTGGAAGTGGTCAAGCAGCTCCAGATTTATGCGCGGACCAATACGCTCGCGGTCAAACGCTACCAGGCGGAAGTGGCGAAGAACCAAAGCCGGAGATTCGAGATCATGCAGCAGATCACCGTGGTCGAAAACCGCCTCAATTACTTATTGGGGCGGACGCCACAGCCTATCGAGCGTACTTCCATAGGATTCATGGAAATGAAACCCAAGGTGCCCGATGCCGGTATTCCATCGCAGTTGCTGCAAAACCGGCCCGATATCAGGAAAGCGGAACTCGAATTGAAAGCGGCCGATTTGAATATCGACGTGGCCAGGGCTGATTTCTATCCCAGCTTCGGCATCAAAGCCGGCATAGGGTTCGATGCTTTCGCCCTCAAATATCTCGTCAATACCCCGGAATCCTTGGCGGCCATGGTCGCCGGGGAATTGGTGGCTCCCTTGGTGAATAAGAACGCCATCATCGCGGAGTATAAAAACGCCAACGCCAAGCAGATCCAAACGGCTTACGAATATGAGCAAACCCTCCTCAACGCCTATGCCGAGGTCGCCAATCAGCTTTCGAACATCAATAATCTGGATAAGAACTACCAGCTTAAAAGGGCGCAGGTCGATTCCTTGGTACAATCCATCGATGTCGCCAATCAGTTATTCAAATCCGCCCGCGCCGATTACCTGGATGTGTTATTGACCCAAAGGGACGCCCTGGAGGCCAAACGGGAACTGATCGAAACCAAACAAAAGCAGGTCGATGCGGCGGTGGACCTTTATAAGGCGCTGGGTGGCGGTTGGCAGTAA